From the genome of Methylocystis echinoides:
CAGTTGAGATCGAAAGGCGCGAGCGTGATGGTCTCGAAGCCGTACATGTCACGTTCGGCGCCGGCGATCTCCCTCGTCTCGACGATAACGAGATTTTCCAGGCGAATTCCATATTCGCCCGCGCGGTAATATCCGGGCTCGTTCGAGAGAATCATGCCCGGCTGCAGCGGCGTCGTTCCGAGCTTCGAAATGCGCTGCGGCCCCTCGTGCACGGAGAGATAGGCGCCGACGCCATGGCCGACGCCATGATCGAAGTCGAGGCCCGCTTCCCAGAGCGGACGGCGCGCGAAGGCGTCGAGCTGCGCGCCGGACGCGCCTTTCGGAAACACGGCGCGCGCAATGGCGATGTGGCCTTTCAGAACGCGGGTAAAGTGATCCTTCAGCTGCCTGGAGGCGCGGCCGACGACGACCGTGCGGGTGACGTCCGTGGTGCCGTCGAGATATTGCGCGCCGCTGTCGACGAGATAGACGCCCTTGCCGATCTTGAGATTGCTCTTTTCCGTGACGCGATAATGCGGGATCGCCGCATGTTCGCTAAAGGCGGAGATCGTCGGAAAGGAGATGTCGCGCAGCGCGCCGGTCTCGCGGCGGAACGTTTCCAGCGCCTCGGCGGCGGTGATTTCAGTTAGGCCGCCCTTTGGCGCGGCCTCGGCGAACCAGGCCAGAAAACGCGTCAGCGCCGCGCCGTCGCGAATATGCGCGGCGCGCGCGCCGGCGAGCTCCGCCTTGTTTTTGACCGCCTTCAGCAAGGCGGCGGGATCGTCGGCGACGCGCGCCTTGCCGCCGGCCTCTCGCAGCGCCTCGATAAGCTTCACGGGCGCCGTTGCGGCGTCGAAGAGCACGGCGTCGCCGCGCTTTCCGGCGTCGATCATATCGTCGATGAGCGCTGCGGGCGGCTGCACGGAGAGGAGCTTCTCTAGGGCGGCGCGCGTCCTGGCGTCGAGTTTGGCGTCGTCGATATAGAGCCGCGGCGCGCCGTCTTTC
Proteins encoded in this window:
- a CDS encoding aminopeptidase P family protein yields the protein MFEAKFQSFADASSSEDSAARVAALRAELKRQNLDGYLLPRADAHQNEYVPKSAERLAWLTGFTGSAGFAVVLAKEAAIFIDGRYVIQVRHEIDGRIFKPIDIAETSPAQWLSAQGREGARIGYDPWVHTSGQIERFAKAAEAKRIELVPLERNPIDALWTDRPPEPVGPVSLQPQRYAGETAAAKIKKLRGSLKGADAMLMSDPHAICWAFNIRGADVAHTPIALCFALLPKDGAPRLYIDDAKLDARTRAALEKLLSVQPPAALIDDMIDAGKRGDAVLFDAATAPVKLIEALREAGGKARVADDPAALLKAVKNKAELAGARAAHIRDGAALTRFLAWFAEAAPKGGLTEITAAEALETFRRETGALRDISFPTISAFSEHAAIPHYRVTEKSNLKIGKGVYLVDSGAQYLDGTTDVTRTVVVGRASRQLKDHFTRVLKGHIAIARAVFPKGASGAQLDAFARRPLWEAGLDFDHGVGHGVGAYLSVHEGPQRISKLGTTPLQPGMILSNEPGYYRAGEYGIRLENLVIVETREIAGAERDMYGFETITLAPFDLNCVDARLMSAEEIAWLNAYHAHVRKTLSPLVDARTRRWLREATRAI